In Gemmata obscuriglobus, a single genomic region encodes these proteins:
- a CDS encoding FG-GAP-like repeat-containing protein, whose product MFIRTGPTGSTTATALRLEQLETRDVPAIVFQIDYSRDAGGLFNNPEARATLERAASDLGGLLSANLAAISPGAGGTWTASFTDPATGGRLTVPNLSVGANTLVIFAGSRDLPGTTAGYGGYGGSSISGTQAWISSVQTRGHSGFAPWGGSVTIDTTQNWHFGLTTDGLDRTELDFYSVAIHELGHILGIGTAPQWTSLVRNGAFTGANATAVYGGPVPVDGAGAHWADGVIVGGQPASLDPSTTIGSRILWSALDSAALRDLGWGTAAPASPAPAPFAPPVEGQHPVAFTGNTDGTVSLFIVSGDTLSDTGRRLTPFAGYRGALRVASGDFNGDGVTDYAFTTGAGPQAVVQIMDGRDGSIMVGQTVIFQGFMGGLFLAAADIDHDGKAELAVSADAGAGPHIQTFRVAGGTLQVQSSFFAFDNPAFRGGARVAAGDINRDGFADLVVTTGGQAEGRVAVYSGADLRNGVATRLTPDFIAFSGLWSGLNAAVGDMDGDGYAELAITPDRGPAHIKVWSGATLTANAGTQASSLPLLASFYAFAPNDPSGARLSLRDTNGDGRAELIAASANRESSYARSFSFEQATAGGGNAPSTAPFGTPITYDGLYAGVQVASSKVPAPAADPAALPGDEVYTVTTAPMPNKCGCGGCTALAQLAGNADSLVPTIPVV is encoded by the coding sequence ATGTTCATTCGGACCGGGCCGACCGGAAGCACGACCGCCACCGCCCTCCGGCTCGAACAGCTCGAAACGCGTGACGTGCCCGCGATCGTCTTCCAGATCGACTACTCGCGCGACGCCGGCGGGCTGTTCAACAACCCGGAAGCCCGGGCCACGCTGGAGCGGGCGGCCAGCGACCTGGGCGGTTTGCTCAGCGCCAACCTGGCAGCCATCTCCCCGGGCGCCGGGGGCACCTGGACCGCGTCCTTCACCGACCCCGCGACCGGCGGCCGGCTGACCGTCCCGAACCTGTCCGTCGGCGCCAACACGCTCGTCATCTTCGCCGGGTCGCGTGACCTGCCCGGGACGACGGCGGGGTACGGCGGGTACGGCGGGAGCAGTATCTCTGGCACCCAGGCGTGGATCAGCTCCGTGCAGACCCGCGGGCACTCCGGGTTCGCGCCGTGGGGCGGCAGCGTCACGATCGACACCACGCAGAACTGGCACTTCGGGCTGACCACCGACGGCCTGGACCGGACCGAACTGGACTTCTACTCCGTTGCGATCCACGAACTGGGTCACATCCTCGGAATCGGCACCGCCCCCCAGTGGACGAGCCTGGTCCGCAACGGCGCGTTCACCGGGGCCAACGCGACGGCGGTGTACGGCGGGCCGGTACCGGTCGACGGCGCCGGCGCGCACTGGGCCGACGGCGTGATCGTCGGGGGCCAGCCGGCCAGCCTGGACCCGAGCACCACGATCGGCTCCCGCATCCTCTGGTCGGCCCTGGACTCGGCTGCTCTCCGCGACCTCGGGTGGGGCACCGCCGCGCCCGCGAGCCCGGCGCCGGCACCGTTCGCCCCTCCGGTCGAGGGGCAGCACCCGGTCGCGTTCACCGGCAACACCGACGGCACCGTGTCGCTGTTCATCGTCTCGGGCGACACCCTGAGCGACACCGGGCGCCGGCTCACGCCGTTCGCGGGCTACCGCGGGGCGCTGCGGGTCGCGAGCGGCGACTTCAACGGCGACGGGGTCACCGACTACGCGTTCACCACCGGGGCCGGGCCGCAGGCCGTCGTTCAGATCATGGACGGGCGCGACGGCTCGATCATGGTGGGGCAGACGGTCATCTTCCAGGGGTTCATGGGCGGGCTGTTCCTGGCGGCGGCGGACATTGACCACGACGGCAAGGCGGAGCTGGCGGTGTCGGCCGACGCCGGGGCCGGCCCGCACATCCAAACGTTCCGCGTGGCCGGCGGAACGCTGCAGGTCCAATCGAGCTTCTTCGCGTTCGACAACCCGGCGTTCCGGGGCGGGGCGCGGGTCGCCGCGGGCGACATCAACCGCGACGGGTTCGCGGATCTGGTGGTGACGACGGGGGGCCAAGCGGAAGGGCGGGTGGCGGTGTACAGCGGGGCGGACCTGCGGAACGGGGTGGCGACCCGGCTGACGCCGGACTTCATCGCGTTCTCCGGGCTGTGGTCCGGGCTCAACGCGGCGGTCGGGGACATGGACGGCGACGGGTACGCGGAACTGGCGATCACCCCGGACCGCGGCCCGGCGCACATCAAAGTGTGGTCCGGAGCGACGCTGACGGCCAACGCGGGCACCCAGGCGAGTTCGCTGCCGCTGCTGGCGAGCTTCTACGCCTTCGCCCCGAACGACCCGAGCGGGGCGCGGCTGTCGCTCCGCGACACGAACGGGGACGGCCGCGCCGAACTGATCGCGGCGAGCGCGAACCGCGAGAGCTCTTACGCCCGGTCGTTCAGCTTCGAGCAGGCGACCGCCGGGGGCGGGAACGCGCCGTCCACGGCCCCGTTCGGCACGCCGATCACCTACGACGGGCTGTACGCCGGGGTCCAAGTCGCGTCGAGCAAGGTCCCGGCGCCGGCGGCCGACCCGGCGGCCCTGCCTGGTGACGAGGTGTACACCGTTACGACCGCCCCGATGCCGAACAAGTGCGGGTGCGGCGGCTGCACGGCACTCGCGCAACTCGCCGGGAACGCCGACTCGCTGGTTCCAACGATCCCGGTCGTGTGA